A stretch of DNA from Juglans microcarpa x Juglans regia isolate MS1-56 chromosome 5D, Jm3101_v1.0, whole genome shotgun sequence:
TTCACAAAATTATTGGATCCCTAAAAAGTCAATGATAAATTCATCATTCATCCATGCAACATTAATGACCAAATGTTGTTTGgtgaaagaaattatgaaagtaATGACCCACCCGGACTGCATTTTCCATTCTGGAAAGTGAAGATGCTGATCAGGGACTAAAGAgaacaaatttgaaaataagataaataaataaataaaaatttaaaaaatgcaaaGTCACAGAGACCCAGCATGCTATTtgcttaaaagaaataaaaaaccattttattttattttattttaagaaattgaTTCTGATTATAGAATATTTCACATCTATCGTTTGAGATGAGATACCTTGAATATACAAAAAGTTAGAAATCATTATATCTGAAATCATGAAGATACGACAGAACTCATATTAAATCACTGCATGCACTGCTCTTTAAATCCGAGTTAATTCAGATAGGATCAAATAAGAAATTCAACACAGGCGATTcgaattaatataatattatgttaCAGACAAACCCAAAGCCATGATTCCTATTTCTTAATATCAACAAATATTGCATCCAAAGACTTCTGCTAaacaaaagctaaaaaaaaaaaaaaaaaaaaacaccaacaTCGATAATCTCGTCGAATGCAGAAATGTACATCAAACCAATGATGTCGTTCTTGAAACTTGTGACAAAGCATCTTCAAATTGATCATCATCAAACTTCTCAGACCCCAAGCTTTGTGGGATGAAAGATCTGAAAACTAGTTCCATGTTAGGAACTTCCTTCAACTCGCGGCATACAACTTCCAGAGCCGTGTCATGGAAAGATCTGTAGAATTTCTTGGAACAGACAAAGCCAAAGATGAAGCTAAGTATTATGAGTGGGATTACGAATGGTGCATAGTAGAATTTCTTTACACCAAAGTAACCAAGCATGGTAACTTGGTATAATATCAGAGCTGCTAGGATGCGTATGAACATGTGGGGCCACATCTTTCCATAGCTTTCATAGGCCGGAACATAAACTTTGAGTGCCTGTTAGATGAAACGTTAGAAAGACAGACATGCatgtaaaatatgtatatatttttaaattcactCATCCAAAAGGATTTGTTTTTCCTCATTCTAGCAGGACAATGGCTTATCAGAGGTAATAAACAACATCAATATTGGGTAAAAGCTActtccaacacacacacacacacacatataaaataaaaaaagagctGAGTGAAATATTACCTGATTTCTGAGAATTAGCCATCCTAAGCCAAAGTAAGCCGCGCCAAATGGGAGAATAAGAGGAGCTATGACAGAGTAGCAGAGGACAATTGTAACAATCAGCATGTCACCAGGAACCCTAGTTCCATACCCAAGTTCTCCAGGAAACCAAGCTGCTTTCAACTCAGCCTCAGTCTTACACAGATACTTCCTCTTTAAATGGTATATAATTAGAGGGACTATTCTGGACAGTTCAAGGCCGTAGCCAACAAAGAACCTGGgaatcatagaaatattaaaattgaaTGAGAAGTGTGTAATACTGTGGACATTAGTGCACATAAGACAAAATATAAGAAACGCCAAATCATTATCTTActgatgataaaaaataataataattatcttACTTCAAAGCTACAAAGGTGAGGAAGAACGTTGCATTGCCTGGCAGACTATTCGCTAGCAAGGTAATTATATAACTAGGAGGATTCTTCTGAATGGTCTTGAACGTACTGAACAATGTTCCACCCACAGTCACTCCAATGAAAACATTCAACACTGTGAAATAAAAGTATTTCCCTGAAGAGGCTCTCACTACATGACTTAAAGAGGGGATTCCCTCAGCCTTGGAGAGAAATAGAAGGAGCTTGGGCAACAAAGCCAAGAAGACAATGAGTGCAATCTGAGGGAGGTAAGCTTCCAACACTGTTTTGATTGCGGCAATATTCACAACTGGCTTTAAAAATGGGAGAAGTTTCTTCAACTGCTCAAGTGTTGTGAAGGCAGAAATCAACCCAATCGGAATCATGTAGAAAACTATGGTCAAAGCCACAATAGCATACACGACATATTGCCGTACTTGCCTCTGAAAAAACTTGATTGGAAGATTAGCCCAAAGTATTTGACGAGGTTCAGGAGCATCTACAACTGTCCAATCGTTAACTATTTGAGCATGTAGAGTCTGAGCTGCAGAAGCTGCAGTGACCCTGCTCGTGAAAAATACCAGAGCAGCAGCTTGCTGCTTCTCTCTGAGGGTGACTTTTTGTTCCGATTCCAGTTTTGGGATTAGTTCATTTATCTTTTCATTGTAGTACTCTATGCTATCTACCTTTTTACCAAACAGACCAAGGAAGCCAGTTTTGTTAGTCGGTCTAACCCCACCCGGTTTGCCTGTTGTTTTTGACTGCGCATATATCGCTTCAGCACGTGCAAGCTTTTTCTTGTACCCTTCTAGTTCTTTCCAAATTTTGTTCACCTAGGAGGATCAAATCAATGATAAGTAATAAATTGATGTAAATAAATAGCATCTCAACTGTTCGCACATTCTAGTTTTGTATTAATAGCTTACTATATATTAAGTAGCAAAACTTGTTCAAAAGTGAATTGCAAACGGTAACATATCAGAGTGCAGTGGAAATAAAGCACCCCCCCTCAAGTGCCTCTAAAGTGCTGTTAAGTTTTCAGGAGTCAACTTGATGTCAAAGAATTTTAGAACACATAGCAAATCAATGTCTTACCACTTTATTGTCTGTAACCACCATTGATCTGTAAAATGTATCAGGATAGATAGCTTTGAAGTATGAATCAACCTGCTCTTTTCTTGTTAGACCTTCAGGGACCGGAGGTATGTCTCTAACGATAACGGCATATTGTTCAGGTTTCAATGGGGGAGACATAAGAGCATCAGCTCTCAGTTTAGAGACATGCGTGTATGCCTTCCATAACAGGTAATACGTAACAAATGAAACCCAGTAAGTGGCTATCATAAATGCCCATAAACGAGGACTCTTCTCCTGTATTTACAAAGGAACAGAGAAAACTGCATTAAGAAGTGCCCCAATCAATATATAAAACAGAATGTTGTTACTGGTTAGAATTATTGAAtcacaaaagaaatttttttaataagtgaatcataaaagacaaattaattggataacataacattttacatatttatcaCCACTAGCTCAGCAACTTGTGGCCCTATACCTATACATTGATAGGTAGAAGATTATATTTGGCTGAGACAAATTCCCAAAATGCACTTGAAAATTCTAGATAATATCTACTAGCCATGTTGAAAATTTGGTAATCTACtgcatgagaaaaaaaaaaaaaaaaggaattcaaCATTCAGTTCATGAAAGGTTGTGTAGTACTTTGACATTGCCGATGGATAACTTGTCAAACTCGTTAAAAGTCCCATTGCTGGTGGTTGCCGCGGTAACCTTCACATTATTATCAGTGACAGCAACTGGTAGAAGAAGAGCAAGCAGCACTACGCCGGATAAAACCAAGATTCCAAACACTGCAAATTAATAGACGAAATGATTTAATGAAGGTGCAAGTGATGTTTTATACTCAGAATGACCTAAACATTGAATAACACTCATAAACTAGAGGCATCATTCCCGGTTTCATATTTTCTGTtatcttttcttgttttaaaactGAGTTTAACGTTTCGTATGCTTTAGCTAACTATGGCTTTAGGCACACAATGGCTGGAATGGAGATGTACAAAGTGATCTACCTTCAGCAATACCCAATTACCCATCCTTCCAACACCGAAACTGttcaaatattctttatttcaaaagaaaaagcgttccactttcttttcttaaagCACGTCTGCAagtttggaaattatttttactattaaaaaaaaaaaaaaaaaatactttttcaaaaggagaaaaaaaagttgggaCTTCcactgaaaaataatttatagaaaaCGATTCCCTCAAATGTAGAATTAGATCAAAGTTGATCTCCCCAATCAACCCAATAATATTCATTTGAGGTATTACTTTTTTCCTCGGGTGAATAGAACAGCTCGAAGCGCACTAAGCAAGTAGCCAAATATAGAAAGCAAATCTCAGAGTATAGCCAGTAAAATCCATGTAAAACACAAGTACGAGATACAAATGTACAATCATTAACAATTTAACATGAATTCCACCAAAACGAACCGATGGAGGAAAACGCACTTCACCATAGTCCTAAAACTTCAAAAGGAAATATAAAAGGCAACAGAGCCAGAGTGCAAACCAGTGCTCAAGAACACGAAGTAGACGGCAGTGTCAAACCCCGAAAGGGAGATCACGTCCTGCTCCGTGGAGGACATGGCCTCCTGGATCCACGCGAAGGGGTTACGGGTCCCGGACACGGGAGGATCCAAACCCTTCAAGATCCGGTTCGGGTAGTACACGACGCTATTCCCCTCCTTCCGCGACAACCACGCGAAAAGCAGCATCAAAACCACGAATATCAAGAACGACGTCACCAGGGACGTCAAGAACGAACTAAAATCCATCTGAGTCCCCCTCTAAAAAACCGACCTCCTTATCCTTCACTCTCTCAGAACACCGTGCAAGAAAGGTTGAAGACTATGTATAAACAGGTATAGATATCTCAAAGAAGAAAGATTTATATGGGGAGCGGGGGCTAAGCTAACGTACGAAGGAAGGAAAGAGGAGAGTAACCGTTGGGCGTATGATGGAGAAGGATTGATGGGTGGGTGTGGAGCGTTACGATTGGAAGAAGAGTGAATGCAATGCGTTTTAAGCCAATAAGATATGGGAAATATCTGCCATTTATATGGGGGCTTGATTAGCTGGTTGTGGGGTTCCCCTCCGTGTTTTCATGATTCTGATGcgcgagggagagagagtgacTGCGAGAGTGGATCACATGGAAGATGATGGAGTAGTGAGGGGACAGGCAGTTTATGAGTGAGCAGTGCAAAAGGACATAACTAGCCTCCACCCGTAACTGATAGAATTGTTTGCATTCGAAAGCTAGTTAACGGATAAAAGAGGTggattgaatttttaatttttagatttaataaTTGAGGAAGTAAATATtactaaattaatatttttttattttttaaaaatatttaaaattatgtaaaaaaaatattaaaaaaaaaaaagatttacacTCATCGGTACACTTTCGGTTAAATATCGGTCCGCACCGTCCTTCTCATTATTCTTCCGTGCCCAACGTATCTTGCCTTCCTAATTAGGATTGATATCCGATACCTTGAACATAAATAACTCAACCCAAATCAGGTCTGTTGTCGGCAAACGACACGATTACCAAGAGCCTCCAAATTAATAATggaattattgttattattattattattttaggtttTTGATTCACAATTAAAAGGTgcaaacttttataaattagagctacaaaaaatatcaaagctcATTGACTCCACGTGGGTTAAATGgtatacaaatttaaatttaaattatatttaaatcaccattagataaaataaaacatttattactcatctattttattattattattatttcaatttttatacgATATTAAACAACTGACCATaaattaaacataataaatagactttaagtattttattataataataaaataataataaaaacgatgataaaatagattttggatattattattctaaataaaatataatcaaattcATGATTATATATTATGCCAGTAGCTTAAATTCGACACAATAAGGTCtcatttgaaagttgaattCAACGtatcagttcagtctaattttaaattgagtctaatatttaaatatttaatttttaaattattaaactcatcttaacttaaattttttttacacagactcataattttttttaatttaacacatCCTTTTATTTAagacttataatatttttaattttttataaatatatttaaatttatcttaatatttaaatatataaatttatcttaattaatattacaaaatttattccacctcttcttattattattcataaacggAAACTAAACGAGACTTTCATCCTTTTTAGTTCATCTAaacatttttgttcttcttttaaggTTAGTTTTGTCACTCGGGAGAAAAATAAGGGAACCTTATCCactttaaaaagtaatataCGTGACTGCCAAGTGGCCAGCTGAGTCTAATCACGATACCGTGTCTTTTCCTAGACGGGAAAACTACTTCCCAGTTCCCACCTCAAAAGAAACGACCACGGTGTACAAGCTAGTGCCGTGGCTTATGTCGGTAGCGAGTACCTCAAACTTCCATACTCTACCGACTGGATATTTATTTCTACTTCGCTAGCTTTGAGGAAACGCAGGAAAAAGAAACAGAGTGTTTAGTACAACCGCGTATACTACGTGGCGGGAAGAGCTGAAAGCAAGCTCTGAGTCTGGACAGGGGCACGTGGCGTCCTACCGCGCTGCCGACAGCTCTAAAAATCAATCGACTTGACCGTTGaggggcagagagagagagagagagagagaagagggagaagggCGTCTTTGTCGTCGTCGGTAACGGTAAAGAGTCGAAGACGTCTGGATATTTCGAAAGAGCAATGATAcacatatttttcacaatatttttaaaatgaggatatttttataaataaatattacttttatatgatattttatatttatattttaaatttttaaaatataattataaaatatatcgtaaaaagtattatgtatttattatttttctttttaaagtgaattatttatttataattaatttgcttTTTATAAAGTTAGTGTGGGGATAATATTAGTGGGCCATTGCATGTGCCAATATGGATTAGGCGTTAAGAATGGTAGTTGGCGAAAAAGGCAGGACTAAACCATGGGGCCCATCTCTTCTTTACTCTTCAATGCTAAGAGACTTATAAcctttatttcaaaaaaaaaaccttataacCACCACAAATGCATTggtgatttatataaataaaaataataataataatttaaaacccTCTACACtaactcttttgtttttaggTAATAAATACTTACAcctccttttatattttttactatttagttttttttctctttaaatttagattaaaaatttcaaaacataaccttattatataatttagaataaaataaatttaattaattaacgtaataatttaaattttataaaattaaatttatttttaattaaattacatgattatattaattgattaaatttattttcttttaaattatgtaagaaTGTCATgatctaaaatttttaatccaaatttaaagatcaaaaaagaaaaaaaaaattagctgaatTTGGACTTCAAAAACAACTCTTATTAAAAACAAGTCTAGCTGAATTTCAGTTTGGTCTAGTCGATTTCAAGTGACTTGTCGATGAGTTGTGTTTATTTACAACTCTGTTCCCTCATTCCTCTatccacaaggtcatggtataaTTATCGTTCGATTATACTATACTATTGTTCtattaggcttcgtttggaaagtaaacttatttcaactcatctcaactcatcattataactttttcaaatttcaatataaaatataataaacaatttaattttttcaaaatttaaaataatagtaataataataaataatattttaacaatattttatcatctcaacttagctcaatttaacatccaaacgtactCTTAGTATCATGTTACAGCATATCatgtcaattaaaattaatgcttatataaataaattttaattgcaCGACATGTTGTGCGGTACAGAATTACCACATCAGTCTTCCAATTTAAGAGGCGGAAATACATTTGAAGGCGACAAGTACAAAGAACACAAATGTTACTTGTTCAAGATATTGTCGACACAGTACAGCATCTTAACTATACTCTTTTAAGGAAGTGGGACCACACATAGAAGCAAGAGCGagtcttttttatataatgatgtTGGTCAGGAAATAAACAGTGCAGTATTGATGGAGAGAGTCAGTCCTTTTGTCCTACTAGTACTGGGTGCTATGTTATGAGACAATCATTGTCTTATACACAATAATTTCTGTTTAGGACAAGCACTGCTGCACTAGCAATCTACAGAAGCTTAACCCCAATTTCTCAGCTTTCAATGGAGTACATGTTGTGACTGTACCCGTGATTGAGGACAAAAGAGCCAAGTGCTACGGAACTTCAAAACTAAATTCTCTATGATATGGGTTGGAGAAGGATTTTAGGACctcctttttctttgatttcaaaAACTCTACTGAGCTGAGCAGCATTACACAAAAACACAAGAGTCTAAACAATGAATAGCCTTTTACTCGGGAAGGAAAGAGACTAGATATGGTCTGCACTTCTTTCTGCCCTTCATTCACTTTGAAAAATTAAACTACGAAAAAAGACGAGAAACGTTACTTATCATCCCCACAATCCACACcatatgatttgtcatttttatcattctatttaaacacacatatttacccatcaatatatgtgtatttaaatagaatgacaaaaatgataaatcacatattagcGTGTGGTGTaggagatgataagtagaatttttctaaaattaaacatCCAACTAAAAGAAGTTCAGCCCATCCATGAAACATATCACATATAATACTTTGTAGAACTCATTGTGGCAAATGGATTAGCATAAGCAATCTTAGGTTCATAATTTGACCGAGACACTGGCCACAATGGACAAAAATCAGCACAAATGTGGGTAAAAAATTAGAGCGTGGGAGGGAGGAGGAAGGTAAGTGTGATATAACTTTATGTTTCTGTTCAATGTCATCTAAAGTTGCAGCAATGAGCCCGACCTCTCGCCAAATTGCCCCAAAGACAGATCATTTGCCTTGGCGATTGGTAATGTGCAGTAAAATAGTTTTCCAGGCATCCATACTGACAAAATTTCCAGCTGTGCGAGTACTGGACGGCTGCCTTGGAACTGTTAAATTGCTCGACCCACATTCCCATGCTCACATCCTCCATCTTGAAGAGCttcaagccaaaaaaaaaaaaaaaagtttttccaGTTAACATTTGCTGTGTGGCAGGTTGAAGGAACCTTCGAAGGGAGGCAGATTAGATAAATAATGCAACTAACCCTTAGGCTTCGATTGCCATGTTGAGAGATAATGTATTTAGCAATATCAATGGAAATTACATATCCAGGTCCATTCGCATACGGAGGATATACTTCCTCTGGCCACTCCTGTTACATACACGATGTTTCAGATATAGGAACACATTCAAAGAGTATAAAAAAGAGGTCTTGTCCAGAAATAATGAAAAACTTCACAACttagaagaaaacaacatcAATAAGAAACTCAGGATACAATGACAAGATATTGACAATATCTTCCTTTTTATGATCCTACTTCCATGCAATCAAACATATCAGGCTTaaaaagatggaaaatgataggattattaCTCTCctactacttatttactactcattttatatttgatttttttattaattttttattttacttaatggttaaggaagtgactattagtaaaattatatattttttaattttttcttaatacttaaggatgttaaaaatacatttaaaggaaaatgataaaaaaaaaaaaaaattgaaatgaactatcagtagtaaatgggtagtaatAAGGTAGTAACCCTATCGCTACCCTAAAAAGATATCTAATTGATGAAAGGAGCTTGAGTAGAAACCCAAAATGCAGAACCAAGTTAACATAGAATTTTGAACCATGACAGGCAACAAATCAAAATTTACACAAAACAAAGGCCAGTAGCATACCTCATATGTGACCGCCCATTTTCCACTTCTAAGAGGGCGATGCAAGAGATTGAGATTACCCATATAAAGCGATTTATTAGAGGAGATACCctcaatttcttttaatacagTGTCCACCCTGACAAATGTGTCATCATCACATTTCATGATGTACGCTGCGGTCACATTCTGAACCTGCATGGAGGATGTTTGGGCCATTTAAAGATAGGATATAACTCAGCATAGGACCCAACAAAACAGAAGTCCCAAGAAAACCACCTTCAATGAAAATGTTCGGGAAGAAATCCaatcaaaaaaatgaaagaagaatatTCTGTAAGATACAAACTCACCCCAAACTCACAGATAGCAATAGTTTTAAGAACAACAAGCTCATAGCGATCCATAAAGGGCAAAATCACTATATCGCCAAAGTAAGCAGCCTCCTTCTTCAGCACTGCATTCACCTCCTTCCTTGGATTCTGTGtcaaattaaaacaaatgacAACACCAGAAAAATCCCAATCataatataatggacaacataAAAAGTTCAAGAATGGAAATTTTTTGAAGTAACGCATACATAACAGCAAGTGAAGAATTTCTGTACAAAGAAAAACAGAACAATAACAGACACAAACAGGCATCATGCACAGCATGTATTGAAGTATTATACGTAACTAGGacaaatacccaaaaaaaagggggggaaaTCTTGTCCACAAGATTGAAGTACATAACAATTGCATCATATAGATAAGTTCGTGCATATCAGAAGGCAGTAGATTTCTTTATCATATGCTCACAGGGATCAACAACCCTTGCATGATACCTCATAATCGTTAATTCTACCAATCAAGCCAAAGTTCTTAATACATCTATAACTGGTGACAACCCAAACCAAAGTTCTTTCTACCAAGGTTGGGAACACCAATCCACCTCAACAAGCCTGACATCTCAGAAGTCATCATCTTCAGTTAAAGTAAACTAATAAGAAAAACTTGGCTGATTTATCCACATGCCATTTCACAATTCCTATCTACCCCCATTACATCATCAAACAAGTCTTTCCTAATTTCTCCAtgacttaattttttaagagaCCAAATCTTTCCATCTCAACTGCACATAATGAATGCTCGGAAGAATCAAATTAACACTCTTCATAATGTTGCTCCCTGGTAACTATTCCCATCATTCTGATCGAAATGCAGCACTTACACAACCTTGAAGTGAAATCCACAATTTAGCCGCCCTCTAAACCTTTAGGCAGGCAACATATTCCATACCAACCACCTGACAGGCAATTTTTTCCTAATTTGTCAAGTACCTTGCAAGCTCTTCAACAGAAATTCAAAATACATCAACCAATGTCCAAAAACATCTAATGGTGTTCCTGAAGTTGATTCAGTATATAACAACTccatttagaaatattttttaaaattccaagCATGCAAGCTGTAAACCATCCACAAACCTGATTATTGGCAATTACCACAACCCTCtctgaaattatttatattgcttaaaaaaaaaaaaagacaaaaagaaacaTCTCCTCCCAAAGTGAGCATCATGAGGTGTTGACGGCTAAAGAGAGCAAGAAAATAAACAGACACTGACAGCTTATGTTATTAATGATGTCCAATCACAAGGTTGCCCTTCCTTGCATATAATTTTCTAGCACTCCCCATGATCTAGAGCATAGATATCTATCATGCCTTGCAAACtatatagatattaaaaaaactcactAAAGCCTTTGTGAATGCATCTCCTAACAGCTCAAAAACCTATGAGGTAATAACTTGTTTTGAGATAACAGTATTTTGCATAGAgggatgctactcatcatcccacaccacactttacaaattttaaaattattttttattttattttattcttgttaaactaattgagttgttctacttatcatccatataccacatacttgttataggaaaaatgaaataaaataaaataaaataggtgtGGTGTAtgagaatgataagtagaattattcttttgtATAAAGTGACAATCCACCTCGATTGCTTTGTTCGAGTTAAAACCTCAAACTATTGGGTGGAGCAGCCAAACTAGTACATTAAATCATACCAATGTTGACATGCAACCAATGTGAGACCATTCAACACCATATGGTTTGACGGATGTAgagcaaacaaacaaacaaacagatgacctaggctctgataccatgtggtTTGATGGATAAGGAGAATGAGAGAGTatgaaagattttaaaacctcaACCCTGGAGTGGATGGcttatctatctatatatatatatgtgaatatatttatatatcatgtaaaattacaaaattgacCTTCCTCACATATAATACTCTAACAGGTACATTATTGATTGCTACTCCTACATGCTTGTCATTGGCAACCATGCACCAACAGACCACAATCATTTTGTTTACACTCATTCAGCACTTCAGCTCTGGACCATAAACTTGTTTCACTGGAAGTTCTATGCTTTGCTAATATCAACAATGTTTTTGTTATGTATCAATGTTATCATTGCTAATAACCCTATGTCTCAAGCATGCCAATATCACCACGTTCTATTCATAAAATCACATGGAATTAATCCTGGAAACTAATTCATCAACCATAAATCTTGACATCATATTATTTCATAAGATAAACTTTGTCAATAAGCAAAATGACACcatccaagtacacaaggagtaGACATCAGATGCACCTGAGTAGAAAAAGTAAATCTCAACGTCATATTTGAATGCATGACAATGAAAAATGAATAAGCCTTACCAATGCAACAAAGAATCGAACAATTACATCTGAGGACTTGATTGCAGATGTTTGCATCCAAGTTTTTCTAACTGCCATGCGTTCAGCAAAGTGATTGGGAGCAGACAGCACTCCAACAAAGAGTGGAACCTTGCTCTTGGGCAGAGGATTGACTTTCCACTTCTCAGAAAACTCCAATACTCTATGAGGTGAAAAACTTGGATGAGAAGTAGGGAGAGACGTGGCATAAACTGAGTGGACATCCACATCTCCTTTAATTGCTAGTCCTGTTGCATCTTCAAGAGTGAACCCCTGAAGATACAGCAAAGCATTATGGGTTTAGTACAGGGGCGTTAaaacaatcaaattattttaaaatactaaaatttgaCAGTAGAAAGTATCATTCTAATAACTATAATTGTAATAGCAAGCTCTAAGGAAAGCATTTTCCACTCATGTCAGACAGGTAGTAAAACAATATCATTACTGGTAAACATGACAAATTTTTCGATATTACTTACAGTCCTATAAGGAAATGAAGTCACATGCCGGCCCCCAACACTAATATGGTACCCATCAACACCAGCACGCAGGGTTAGGATAAACAGTCTGCCCTCCACAAAAGGAAATGGCCAGGTAACTTCTGGCTTCTGCTCACGCCCTATGAATCGCTTAAACCATGAGGTTGTCTTGGACTCCTTTG
This window harbors:
- the LOC121266083 gene encoding CSC1-like protein ERD4 produces the protein MDFSSFLTSLVTSFLIFVVLMLLFAWLSRKEGNSVVYYPNRILKGLDPPVSGTRNPFAWIQEAMSSTEQDVISLSGFDTAVYFVFLSTVFGILVLSGVVLLALLLPVAVTDNNVKVTAATTSNGTFNEFDKLSIGNVKEKSPRLWAFMIATYWVSFVTYYLLWKAYTHVSKLRADALMSPPLKPEQYAVIVRDIPPVPEGLTRKEQVDSYFKAIYPDTFYRSMVVTDNKVVNKIWKELEGYKKKLARAEAIYAQSKTTGKPGGVRPTNKTGFLGLFGKKVDSIEYYNEKINELIPKLESEQKVTLREKQQAAALVFFTSRVTAASAAQTLHAQIVNDWTVVDAPEPRQILWANLPIKFFQRQVRQYVVYAIVALTIVFYMIPIGLISAFTTLEQLKKLLPFLKPVVNIAAIKTVLEAYLPQIALIVFLALLPKLLLFLSKAEGIPSLSHVVRASSGKYFYFTVLNVFIGVTVGGTLFSTFKTIQKNPPSYIITLLANSLPGNATFFLTFVALKFFVGYGLELSRIVPLIIYHLKRKYLCKTEAELKAAWFPGELGYGTRVPGDMLIVTIVLCYSVIAPLILPFGAAYFGLGWLILRNQALKVYVPAYESYGKMWPHMFIRILAALILYQVTMLGYFGVKKFYYAPFVIPLIILSFIFGFVCSKKFYRSFHDTALEVVCRELKEVPNMELVFRSFIPQSLGSEKFDDDQFEDALSQVSRTTSLV
- the LOC121266084 gene encoding hydroxyproline O-galactosyltransferase GALT2, which gives rise to MKRPKSEPPGARRFKLSHFLLGIAVLYLVFISFKFPHFLEIAAMLSGDDSYVGTDGTMRGDSEDPDLSKPFFTSVYKDAFHRKLEDNQNQDAPFRPSQEPLEEKKSASRPIKPLQHRYGRITGEIMKRRNRTIDLSVLERMADEAWTLGLKAWEELDKVDEKETGESSIIEGKPESCPSWISISGEELKGDRLMILPCGLAAGSSVTVVGTPHYAHQEYVPQLAKLRSGSALVMVSQFMVELQGLKAVDGEEPPKILHLNPRLKGDWSKRPVIEHNTCYRMQWGKAQRCDGLPSNNDDDMLVDGHGRCEKWMRNDIVDSKESKTTSWFKRFIGREQKPEVTWPFPFVEGRLFILTLRAGVDGYHISVGGRHVTSFPYRTGFTLEDATGLAIKGDVDVHSVYATSLPTSHPSFSPHRVLEFSEKWKVNPLPKSKVPLFVGVLSAPNHFAERMAVRKTWMQTSAIKSSDVIVRFFVALNPRKEVNAVLKKEAAYFGDIVILPFMDRYELVVLKTIAICEFGVQNVTAAYIMKCDDDTFVRVDTVLKEIEGISSNKSLYMGNLNLLHRPLRSGKWAVTYEEWPEEVYPPYANGPGYVISIDIAKYIISQHGNRSLRLFKMEDVSMGMWVEQFNSSKAAVQYSHSWKFCQYGCLENYFTAHYQSPRQMICLWGNLARGRAHCCNFR